The Culex pipiens pallens isolate TS chromosome 2, TS_CPP_V2, whole genome shotgun sequence DNA window AACTTTTGAAGCAATACAgtgaaccaaacaaaacgtgttttgcTGTATTCTTATTTCACTTTTgaccagcgatggaagaatcattatcaaaagaaaatctttaaacgttcatcaagagaaaaaaatccgaagggagcatggctctcatCTCTCGCGCATGAAAGATCAGTAAAATGACCGACAGGTCAAATTCAACTAATTCAGGTCGCCGAACTCTAACAtgactttaaaaacaaatataagaaatgattcgattatcagagAACTTCGAACAATAAAATCTTCAGATAATCGGGGttcagataatcgagtacgAGCTCTATAAATTTTCCTAAACAATACCAAAAACCGTTCAATccgtaaaaaaaactcacaaatcaGAAATATCAACCCAAGTCTCCTACACTTCATTCAACATGACGTGAAGATTCCACGCGGTGGCGGACGGACAGCCATTAAAAAATGGCGCACAACCACCCTGCCATCCTCCTCCGGCACAAGTGGCACTAGTGTGGTAGTGCCCTGCTATTAGCTGGCTATTTTCAAAATCGCCTCTGACACGCATCGTCTTcgtgtggttgttgttgttgtcgttgtAGTTGCGTCCCGTCATGCACACTTCATCATCATTAATCCAGTGCCGCGTCGACCATTCGCCATTCGGATGGATGTATGTGGCAATGATGATCTATGCTTTATGGCCTCCCCCCCCTTTGGTTATGCTCGAACGCACATGACGAGGACGACACGCTCACATATCATATCTTGTGTGTGTCTGTCTGTCCGTTCGGTCTCTCTTGCTCGGGCTCGTCGCGCTTTATTTCGctatgataataataataaactcGTAATAAAACAATAACTGTAAATCAAGCCgaattgacaatgacagaattatCCAATAACATCTAACTATACATATAActataaatcaattttcattcagtcattttaacattttatagaTTATGCTCGGCGCGCTCtgatgggtgtgtgtgtgtgtgtgcgtctcgtttttcgaaatttgtgttgtgttttttggtttattggtgTGACCTCGCGCGTGGATAAAGTCCTCCCCACCTCCCCCCTCCTCAGCCCCACCAAAATGTGACATTAATACACCTGATAAAGCAGTGCAAAGCAGAGCGGAAAACGCACAGCACCTCCCCCgcccacgcacacacacacgcttaTGGGTGTCATAATGTGCGCCGAGTGGGTGGGCGGTGCTGAGGAATCACAGTCGGGGATGATTAATGAGGTTCGGTGTATTTTTGAGTGAATAAAGGAAAGCCTGGTGCGCGTGATGTTTTCTGGCGGATTCGGTGGAGTTCAGTTGATTGTGGGGAATTTTTGCGATGGAAACTTTGtgtttaatttgattttcacAAATTGATCAACTTTCAAATTATATGTAACTGGTCaaatcaactttcatttcaaaaataaaataccaCGAAAATGTGAttgtatttgtttaatttgaatTCGATTCAATAAATCACTTCGGATTTTTGTACATATTTaatgaaaatgtgtaaattttatatttaatgaTTTATTTAATCAGCAGTAATGATTCAAATAAATCCCGCAAACAAAATCTGAAAACAGTTGaacattcaaacatttaaaaaagatgcCATTTTCTGACGTAAAGTGACAATTAGCTAtaacatacagtccagactcgattatccgaagtttcgattatccaaaactgaggtaaacatttaaaatcttagtttttcttttaattgaGAAATAGTGCGGTCTTTTGttcttaaataattttgaaaaggtccataATCATGAACTAAAGTTCAAAACCTGCAAGACctgcttggaccaagtaaccctcgtcacttcaatgatctccaagtatggagttTGAGGAGttgttttttgttatatatTAGTTTTTTACCGATCCttggtcccaacctggtcacagaaCCCAaatggacctaataaaaataagttatgaataaatatcaaatGAACTTTAAAGTTTTTGCAACCCTcagcaatttttcataaataacgggcaacaaatttgattttaacaaaaaaaaaatagtgcaaaaatttgttaaatggaTTGTTCTCGACtgagaaataatttgatagAATTTTCAACTATTTGTTTAAATAAACGCGAAACATTTTAGCTTGAACATATTTAAATCAGCCATGCTCAAAGCAAAAGAAGAAATGCGAAGAAAAAAGTTTACAAGTTTATTTGTAATCAAAGAACCGACAGAACGTCTCTCTTTCTCGACAGACAATACCTGTGGGTTGTAAAGCGAATGGCTTTATTTCCATCTGTAATAATTTATAATaaacattttgcatttaaaaaaaatcaaaaagcgcCTGAAATTCAATTCATTTCGACCATAGCCCAGGgacaaaaacatgaaatacatattgaaattgttaaataacattcaaaattgttaaaattcattggcaacaagataaatgtaacacaaaaaatcaattacagtccagaaacgattatccaaagtcccaaatcttttaaaaacatttaaattgtaaatttatttttataaaaacgtaggggagagtggggagacttgatccccgggaacACTTGATctcaagcctgtatctcgtcatgTGGGTTAAAAAAtttgctttgttctagaaagttgtgcgaaattgactaaaactcattgtaagaaaacaaagaaaaaaatgtttagattgagttacacacattttgctaaaaagtgctgcaaaaaacctccaatagatcttttttctttgttttgatatgtttagaaaacactcaaaatttattccaaaagttttttttaagctcgaattgtttgataaactatcAAGTTTTTTGAACTTGCCATatgcatttgacgttaaatttatcgtcatacttgatccctgcatttttacagtcactggaatcaccCTTAAGCTTTATTAAtagggctgggttttcgtacacaGTTTcttttagtatagttgtacataacgtactgcagtttgaaccattttcaaatgttttgtaaataaaaattaccagcttttaacaaaacatgctcaattttgatctaaaaaagaataatttaagtttttaaatattttacatactaattTAGTTacacttgttatattttgaacacaaacgtacaggttttatgtgcaattgctgtaacttatagaaaattaaaagtgtggatgaataagaaacattttgcttaagatttcttcaaaatgttgaaagggggatcaagttacccctaacattttgtaAATgcaggtttaaaatatttttttaaaacacttgtcatgattcgaagagttcatctgatgaaatacccttatcatccaaacataattgaatgtttaagctttcaattgatgcaaaaagtttaaagttttgtgaGAAAGTGATAGAGTCATGTGCGATACAAGAAAAGGGgatctccccactctcccctaactgACCATACCATTCACGCCACAATTAATTAATGTTATGATGTTCTGGAATCAAATGCTTTAATGTTAGAGAAAGGAATCCAACgaataaatgttcaaaaatatttttttcagtttgattAGTTatcatgcaatttttttaaataacggaGTTAAAACATACATTATCGAAACAGCTCTTTTGAATTAAACAggatttaaattacaaaaatatgtttcttcGCTCAAAAACGAGGATTATATTTTAGTTTCTGATGTTGCTTGAAAAACGCTCTTATAGCTAAAGGTTATTGTTAAAACTAACAGTTGTGAGAAATTGACTGAATATTTTATCTTCCCATTGAGTATTCTTAAAGACCACTATCTCCGTCTCCGACATCAAAGCTGAACAATGAATTTGAATGGACCTCCCAAAATTGGACTTTTAATTCTGGAATCAAAATCATCATCACACAAATCATATTTACGAcggttttgaaataaatttaaaaatttatctaCAATTTTCTCGTCCATAATGACGTGCGTAAGCCGTTTTCCATCTCTCCATGTGTGGGACGAACAGTAAGAAGACAACGCCAAAGAAGTCAAAAATCAGTTGATTTACTTCACCGAACCTCTCTCTCAACTCAATCTCGCACTCACCATTTCCGAGCACGTTCTGCCTACATCATCGAAAACGTCTCTCTTTCTCGACCCTTCCCGTCCCCTATTCCGTCTTCGTTTCTCGACCATATTTCGTAAACCAAGCggaataaagcaaaaaaaaaaaagaaacgctcAGCAGGACAGGTTTCGTCGTCGTCTCGAGATGACATGTGTGTGTCCGTCCGTCATTAATCATAGATTTATTCTTGGCTTGGGTCTCTCCTCTTAATTTCGAAGCCACTTTTGCCACAtgtaaatcaaaaaaacaagaaataaaaaggACAGGCTTCGCTGGCCACGCCTTCTCGGACTCGGCGGATGACCGATCGCCCGCTTATCGGCCGGTCCGCTTTGCGCTCCCATTCGCAATCGAGTCGTCGCTGCGACCTCGTCAATCGTCACCAtcagcgtgtgtgcgtgtgtgtgggaTGCTGCGACGACACTCTCtcgcacacacacgcacgcttGAGGCGAGTGGTCGAGAAATGGAAAAGACATAAATTACAATTTATGAGAAATTTGAAGATTCgttttctcttctctttctctctcgttTGGGTGCGCGTTTGAATAGACCCGCGCCCTGTCATCTGCTCTGATGGTTTCCTGTTCTGGCTTTGTGAATGTTTCGGGTCGATTCTTTGTCGCTCCTAAATTATAGAAAagatatatttcaaaaaagagAGCTCTCCTTTTGGTCGTCACTTGAAAGCGGCGATCGGAGAAaggggagagagagagaaatgcaataaattaaattttgtcagtTAAAAAGAGATTAATTTCCAGCGCACAGCTTCGGCTTAACGAAGGAGAGCAAGAAAGGTCTCACACTGAGCGTCAAAGCTTAATTTTAGCCTGAATTTTGATGTCGATGAAGAAAAGTGGGATATGTGGAACGCACCAAAACAAGAACGACGAACGCAGACGACGGCATCAATTGgtcttaaaacataaaacatgttGAGTCAGATAAGCGCGATTGATTTATCGTGCGGGGTAACGAATGCCGACGGATCATGCGCGCTCCTGGGATCGGCTTTCGGGACTTAATTGCTTACGGGGCCCAATCTGAAGAGAGTTGGGTTTGGGTCGTgtcccgcacacacacacacacacactcaaccATAATTGAATTCAATAGTTTCGATAACGTTTTAATTTGAATGGGAATCGCACCAGGTTGCTAATAATTGTTATCTTTTCTCTTCTCCACCTCTTTCAGTGAAATGGCCAGCCCTAGATGCCAATCGAGGGAGTCATCCGGTGGCGGTCGCTGCCCCTCGGACGAATCGATCCGGTCCGAGGCGGAGCGGGACGGGCAAAACTCGGGCCCCAACATGAGCCCGGTGTCGATCACGTTACCGCCCACGCTTCCACCAGGTGCCGCTGCCGCCCTCCTGCCTCAGCATTCGGCTGCCATGGCCGCCTATCTGAACGTGGCAGCCGTTGCGGCCCAGCAGAACCGACTGCTGCTGGGTTCACCGCTGGCTGGTCTAGCGGCCGCCCGTAACGGGTCCCCGCCGATTCTACCTCCGCTGGCGTCCCCGACGGACGAGAGTGACGATGCGGCGCTAGATTTCAGCAAGAAACGCTCCGACAGTGGTGGTGACGACGACGCTGCCAGTGACGACGGCGAAGACGATCGAGACGCGGTCAATCTGAGCGCCAAATCCGGCGAAAACAGCCCACTCGATTTGTCCTGTAGCACGCGGAAGCGAACCGGTGATGACTCGAACTCACCTCCGCCACGGAAAGCGTCCCGCCCACTCGACTACAAGCAACAGATCGTTACGCCCTGGAGTTCACCCGTTACGCCCCAGCTGCCGTACTTTGCCGCGGCCGTCGCAGCCGCCGGTCTTTCGCCCAAAAACAATCACACCGATTGGAACGGCAAGCACAAGGGGGGAATCTCCAATGAAGCCGCGAAAGCCTTAGAGAAGATGACCGAAATGAGCCGTCTCGGAGGGGAAGAAATCTACCGACCTTCGTCCAACAATAACAATTCCGGAGGTGGTGGAGCTACCGCTGGCGGTGGCCGTCACAGCGCCTGGCAATCACACTGGCTCAACAAGGGAGCCGACTCCGCCAAGGACGTCCTCAAATGTGTCTGGTGCAAGCAGAGCTTCCCATCGCTAGCCGCCATGACCACCCACATGAAGGAAACCAAACACTGCGGTGTGAACGTCCCACCCGGCACCGGAATGCCCCAGCAACcgatccagcagcagcaaccacCGAATTCGTCCGCGTCCAACACTGGCCACAGTGCTTCCAACAAACCATCACCCAGTGAACTGAACCTGCTGATCAAGGAAACGATGCCCCTTCCGCGAAAACTCGTCCGTGGTCAGGACGTGTGGCTCGGAAAGGGCGCCGAACAAACGCGTCAAATCCTCAAGTGCATGTGGTGCGGTCAGAGCTTCCGTACGCTCGCCGAAATGACGTCGCACATGCAGCAAACTCAGCACTACACCAACATCATCTCCCAGGAACAGATCATATCGTGGAAGTCGACGGACGGCGAAAAGCCGGGCAGTGGCCCTCCAGGCCCCAGCGGAAACGCCACGACTCCTTCCGGTTCCACCAGTGCCCCCGCAAACGCCCAAGCCAACAGCCACGTCAGTGCCGTGCTAACGTGCAAAGTTTGTGACCAGGCGTTCACCTCCCTCAAAGAGCTCAGCAATCACATGGTGAAGAACGCCCACTACAAGGAGCACATCATGCGATCGATCACCGAAAGTGGTGGCCGAAGACGGCAAACGCGGGAGAAGCGGAAGAAATCCCTACCGGTGAGGAAGCTGCTGGAGATGGAACGTGCCCAGCACGACTTCAAAAACGGCGAAACTCCTCCACCGAACGCCGGAAACAAACCGATCCGGGACCTCGGCGCCGGTAAGATCACGTGCGAGAAGTGTAACGAGAAAATCGAAACCACCATGTTTGTGGATCATATCAGGCAGTGCATCGGCGGAACGGCCATCCTGCAGGCTCAGCAGCAGCGCGAAAAACTCAAGAATGCCCTCCTCTCCAACACGATCATCCCACCCGACTCGATCAGTCCAGTAACGCCCACCAGCCGGGACGGGCGGAAATCGGTCGGCGATGATCTGTCATCGCCACTGTCTCTGCAAAAGTCACCCATGCCAGCGGATCTGTCCTCCCCAGCTTCGACCAAGAAGGACGGCagcggtggtggtggcggcggcgagAAGAGTTCCTCTCCATCAGTACTGAACGCCATCGAGCAATTAATCGAGAAGAGCTTCGACACTCGCTCGCGCCACCCCAGCACGAACTTTGGCAACGCAAACCAGGCCGCAACTCCGCTGGGCTCCAGCATCCTGAAGCGGCTGGGCATCGACGAGAGCGTAGACTACACCAAACCGCTGGTGGATCCCCAGACGATGAATCTGCTGCGAAGTTACCACCAGCAGCAGTACGTGGCGCAGTTTGGCCGGCGGGAACGAAGCGGAAGTGAGTCGAGCTCGATCTCCGAGCGAGGATCGAGCCGGGTTGACTCGCTCACGCCGGAGAAGAAGTTTGACACGCCGAGCCACTCGACGCCGCGGGGAACTCCCGAGAAGCAGTACATGGACGATCACATGAACAGTGgcgaacagcagcagcaacagcaggtcAACATTAAGCGTGAGATGAACAGTGACGATGAGGACGAGGACGACAAGCACGAACCACCGAAAATTAAAATCAAGCGGGAGATGGACGAGGACGAGGAGGATGGGTCGATGCGACCGCCGAGCAAATCCCACGAGGACGACACGGAGAGGGAGTTGAAACGTCGCAGCAGTGTGGCGTCTAGTCCGGCGCCGAGTCCACGACTTTCGACGGCCAGCGTGCCGTTGAGCCCGGCGGCAAGTCCAATCAGCGATCATCATTCCATTACCTCGAGATCGACACCGGGGGCGGCGGCTCCAGCAGCCGAGGGTAGCTCCAAGAAGTCCGTGAGTAGCAGTCTGGGTGCGTTGTCGTCGATGTTCGACAGCTTGACGGGCTCGGGCAATGCGGGTAACGCCGAATCCAGTGGAACGGGCAAGAAGTCAAGCGCCCACCCGCTGGCGGCGCTGCAGAAACTTTGTGATAAAACGGAAAACACTCCGGGTGCGGGTCGGGGCGGTTCCAGCAGTGCACTGCTCTCGGCCACCCCGAACGCGCAGTCCAGCCGGACGGCTCCCGGGGCGATTCTGGCCTTCAGTTGGGCCTGCAACGACGCCGTCGTGTCGGACGAATCGGTCATCAAGTGCGCTTACTGCGACACCACGTTCACCTCGAAGGGCGCCTACCGGCACCACCTGTCCAAGGCCCACTTTGTCAACGATGACGTCATACCGGACCCGAAGGGAGGTCACAAGCCGGGGTCACCGCACTCGCCCAAGTCGACCGGGGGTCGCGACAGTGTGAGCCGCGGCGACGGAGGTGGCACTCCGATTCCACCACCGCAAGGTGGCAGTTCCGGCGGAAACGGTTCGGCGCGAAGCCCTGCACCGCCGCAATCACCGGCGGGCGCTGGCGGCGCGTTCGACGAGAGTCCCCACTCCAAGTTTCTCAAGTACACCGAACTGGCCAAGCAATTGTCCTCCAAGTACGTCTGACATTCCTAAGCTAGCCGCCAGTCCCACCACCAGCACCACCCACGGTAGGTTCCGTACGATTCCGTTGTTGATCTAATGTAAATAACCGCGCACAGATGATGGACAGCTCGCGAGAGCGAGCGAACGAGCAAGCAAACTGTAACGACGCCagcgagagagggagagagagaggtaGCAAACCAGGGAACAACAAGAAGAGAGCGAAAACGAGAGGCAGTAAATAACGTATTTATGTGTGTATCCATTTCTGTTTATGGGTGCGTTCAATAACCACTTGAAGGAATGCTGCACTGCTGCTGCGGAAAGAGAGAAGCAAAGCAAAGCACACCGGAGAGTGGTTGGCGGACGGACCGATCAACAGCACACAGAAGCGGCGGCAATGCCGACGGGAGcaggttttttttcttgctcgCCTGCTTCGATTCTTTCTTCCTTCAAAGTGAGTGTGGCGGTGGCTGCGGCCACTTCTAACGCAGTGTTGGTGAATCTCTTTTTTCCGCTTCTTTTAAATCACTCGCTTTAATGACTTTTATGTACACACTCAGACACATCGCAGTAGGCGAGTTTTGCGCGCGCTCGCACAAACACAGGCGAAGCCTTCTTAGAACAAACACAGGCGTGCAGAAGTGGGATATGAAGTAGAGTAGAGCAAAACGGCGGTGAtggcctgtgtgtgtgtgtgccgtcTGTAAAGTTGAAGTGCAGCTTTTTTTCTGCTTCTTCTCTTGTAGAAGGAGGAACGGGAGAAGAAATCAATCAAGAGAATAAAGCCAGCGTCAGCGGAAAATAAAGGCCGTGCCGGGCTTGACGAAGGGAATGGAAAAAGGGGTTGAGCGAGCCATCAAAAGGCCGTTTTGCGGGCAAAAACAAAATGGAGTTTGCTCGGGGAAGGTTATTTGCGATTTctgtagatatttttttttgctgtcttaAACTGTTGTTCCATGAGTTGtgtcctctctctctctctctttctgtaAGTACGCTCAATAGCGATGACTTGGCTGATTTGCAAGCAACATGTGATTCCACATATCCTGATAATGAGAAGAAGAAACAACCGGGAGGAAATAAAAACTTGTGTAAATTTTGTGACATAGCTTTCGCATTGGAAAGACACTTTCATCTAAGTCAATCACGGAGAAAATACCACAATTTTGGCGCtttattgaaaatgaaaacatgtGAACATCTGCAACTTTAGTATACAAAAAAACGGAGAAAAACGCATAAAATGTAACTTTATTTCGAAATTATAAACAAgcaaaaagtaaagaaaatattaaatacGTTGTACAgagacgccattttgaatgaGTTCTTTAAACGGATCGAAAATTCATTGCATGAAAAAGTAATCAAGCTATACGAGTCATAATGAGCGAAAAGTAAAAACATACAACAAATAAACTTTAGAGTCTCCTCTTCTACGTAGTAAAAAGCAGAGCTAAAACAGCCACAAACACGACTAAACACACTTTACCGTGTAAGTTATACGAGCAACGGCATTAACATGCTAcaaaaaacggcaaaaaatcgttaaaaattattcaattccAATCTGAAATTTGGTATACGTAATTTACACTcaagaaacaaacaaaacaagcaTAAGTATTACTCCACTTCGAATGTGAAGTTGGTGAGaattaatcaacaaaaattataaaccgCAACACAGATTATACGAAATTGTAACGTTTGGTATACGgcgaatcaaaatttaaaaaaagagcgCATAAAAAACTAAATCCGGCATTATGTTACAAGCCATAAAATAGTATtaaaacatacacacacagagatTTGCGTGCCAAATTCAGTATACTTACGACGCGAGAGAATGCAACTGCAAAACTTCTCTCGCAAAAgctatttgaaaatgaaaatcaaaaactttctatagaaaaaaattgaagaccTTTTTTATCCTACCCAGCAGTTTGAtactttcaaaataataaacacACACAAACGCCAGCTTCTCGAAAAATGATGAACAAAGTGTAAATATCGAACACACCGCGACAGAAAAAACACACACTCCCAGTGCTCCCAGATCTGCATTTATAGATCGGTTATCTTTTTGTGTTACAAATAATTTTCTTTTCGTTCTTACAAACATAGAATACTCTTGGTATTTGCTTGTGTACATACAGTGATCCAATTTCCTTACATTTTTGTTGTTCAGTTTTGTTAACGGAAATTTTATCGTCGCCAGCGTGTgctgcaaaaattgtaaatatctgctgaaaattaaaagaaaaaacaaactaaGAGTTGAATACTTTCTAGCTACCTAACtagtagagaaaaaaaaacgagcagaAATAAAGCAACATACTAAGGTATACCTTTGATTACAACTTAATCGCAACCTAGTAATAcataatttgaaacttttagaCACTATTATAAAGCAGCAACACACAAGTAGggtaaagaaaaatattatacaacaaaaagtgaaaaacacACGCAAAAtcgtatttattgaaaataacaaCTTCTTACTAATAACCATTAAAATAATAGTATTAAAAAGATGACGCTGAAAAACCCCTGACAAAAAGATCCGTCAGCAGTGGAGAAAACGTATACGTGAAAAGAAAAACGCaaattgagaaataaaaaaacgcaaattAACAATGATATACTAGGaggaataaaaaaacaagaaaatcaaatctacgatacgaacaaaaaaaacaaaaaccagtcACTACAATATGTCGATTGAAACTGCAAGTACTAAAAAGGTATacgtaaaacaaacaaaacaaaatatcgcAAACATAAGATGTCAAATTGGGCGCTGATGTAAAACTTTAGAACGCTAGCAATAAGAGTGGGAAAGAGAagaataaaattattactttgactaaatcaaacaaaagaacacacacacaaattcgAAAAAGAAAGcatcacgataaaaaaaaaactaccacaACTGTATCAAATAAGCGGTAGTACGCATTGTTTAAAACAAGTAAATGAAAGTCGAGATGAAGTCACCTCCAGCATCGGATTAGTTCGACGAATATTGTATAGCATTGAACGGCAAAACTTGTAAAAAACCCGTGTAAGGTTACGTTTCTTTGATTTCATCGCCACGCATCGTTCCCTGCCGGTAACGTCACGCTAATTTGTTGTCATttgtaagtgtttttttttttgtctacccCCAACAAGTCTCATTTACAGGTGCATTACATCACAGAatgaagaaaatgaaaaaaacacacGCTTGTGAAAATGCAAAACATTAACATTACAAACCACAAGCAGTGAAGTGAAGAAATCTATAAATATAGatataaatatatattatacgagatataaaaaatcaattattatttaaatgcaatttttaaaaattttaaaaaggaaagctcaaaataaaaatatgtatatgttaaaaatttcaaaaaacaacacTTGTTCTCATTTGCTAGCAGGCAAAAACAAACCTGAAAGAAATACCTTCCCAGTTGTGTCTGTCCATGTCCGCTCGCAATCTTGACGTTGATCGATGGTTTCGAAAAGTCACGTTATTCAACCTGCTGATATGGTGTCGGTAAGTATGTGTCCTTATTTTGTCAGGCCGTTACTAAAGTGTTACTCATGTGCTGAAAAATAGAGATTTGCAACGAGCTGCgaattactgaaaaaaatatttatccgcTTCAGTTTGGCATTgaaaaccaaaacagttttgaaaagtattacgtGTCAATACATGATCTGAAAAGacgtacttttcagcactcaattGAGTTCTATAATGAACTAtcattgttatttttggtgatgGTTATTAGTCCATTTTATCGCTATGAATTAGAGGTAAagtaaatatttacaaaaccTAAGTgcaacaaataaaatatttatctttCTTCCAGAAAACAGGGTTGcaaatgagcgagcgctcacggacgGCGTGCTCGATCCAgatggagcgtgagtttttatcaggaaGCTGTGAAAGAGTTACAATCATCCCTaataatcggattttttttacatcaaaaatagtTCACTAAGTAATGTTTCCATGGCCCTGCTGCGCCGtaagcaaaaaaaactcaaacagaattgaaaaaaaaaatctttctaaaaaatGTAAGACAATTAGCGATACTTCCaaaatgagcgctccgtgagcgaaatatGAGCGCAAACGCAAGCGTggagcaaacgcgagctgaaaaaatcggagcaaacgtgagcgcgggcaatcgtgagctagctcgcgcagcgcttcTCCTCACGAAcgagcgaaaaatgagcgctcacgagcgcgtgagcgAATGAGGATCGCAACACTGCCTTATTCAAACctaaaattttgccgaagacaccaaaacaataaaaaaaaccttcaaaaggaacagatttttgaattttcctaaatcatttttgtatggatagctgccaaatatgtatggaaaattgtttgGGCTAATTAATGATGCGAAATGGCTTctctgggcataccgaagggaggaaaaaagtttaaaccagattaaaaaatgcaaaaaataaaaaaataaaaaaaagtccgaTGTCGTAGAGGATTGCTCAGTagattcacgacggaattgcaaaagagcattttttttagtttttgttcttCCTCCTTTTTTAGAACtttcccaaaaacaaaaaaataccaagGAAGTGATTGAACGAGAAGAATCTTAAATCCACGTAGCAAACAATTGAACAATTATGTGGAATTTGATTGCAGAATTATTCAAATGTTCTCTAGCTTTAATATAAATTCGCAGCCcaaacaataaaatatttgtatttttactcTCTTTGCCTGATTTGTGAGCACCTATGTCAAAAACCAAGATTTGTTTActccaggggtgctcaaagtttttgaatgccgggccaaatttgtagctcacatgagtttgcgggccaaatgtaaaaattgtttatttgagATCCAGAatagcaaaaaatattaatactggatttttttttattttcatgtattttttgtttgttttttttgtcgattAAATATTAGttaacaaataataaatttttgccGAAGTTTTGTTCC harbors:
- the LOC120422779 gene encoding protein tiptop isoform X2, producing the protein MMLHEAVMLEIYRQALHASEMASPRCQSRESSGGGRCPSDESIRSEAERDGQNSGPNMSPVSITLPPTLPPGAAAALLPQHSAAMAAYLNVAAVAAQQNRLLLGSPLAGLAAARNGSPPILPPLASPTDESDDAALDFSKKRSDSGGDDDAASDDGEDDRDAVNLSAKSGENSPLDLSCSTRKRTGDDSNSPPPRKASRPLDYKQQIVTPWSSPVTPQLPYFAAAVAAAGLSPKNNHTDWNGKHKGGISNEAAKALEKMTEMSRLGGEEIYRPSSNNNNSGGGGATAGGGRHSAWQSHWLNKGADSAKDVLKCVWCKQSFPSLAAMTTHMKETKHCGVNVPPGTGMPQQPIQQQQPPNSSASNTGHSASNKPSPSELNLLIKETMPLPRKLVRGQDVWLGKGAEQTRQILKCMWCGQSFRTLAEMTSHMQQTQHYTNIISQEQIISWKSTDGEKPGSGPPGPSGNATTPSGSTSAPANAQANSHVSAVLTCKVCDQAFTSLKELSNHMVKNAHYKEHIMRSITESGGRRRQTREKRKKSLPVRKLLEMERAQHDFKNGETPPPNAGNKPIRDLGAGKITCEKCNEKIETTMFVDHIRQCIGGTAILQAQQQREKLKNALLSNTIIPPDSISPVTPTSRDGRKSVGDDLSSPLSLQKSPMPADLSSPASTKKDGSGGGGGGEKSSSPSVLNAIEQLIEKSFDTRSRHPSTNFGNANQAATPLGSSILKRLGIDESVDYTKPLVDPQTMNLLRSYHQQQYVAQFGRRERSGSESSSISERGSSRVDSLTPEKKFDTPSHSTPRGTPEKQYMDDHMNSGEQQQQQQVNIKREMNSDDEDEDDKHEPPKIKIKREMDEDEEDGSMRPPSKSHEDDTERELKRRSSVASSPAPSPRLSTASVPLSPAASPISDHHSITSRSTPGAAAPAAEGSSKKSVSSSLGALSSMFDSLTGSGNAGNAESSGTGKKSSAHPLAALQKLCDKTENTPGAGRGGSSSALLSATPNAQSSRTAPGAILAFSWACNDAVVSDESVIKCAYCDTTFTSKGAYRHHLSKAHFVNDDVIPDPKGGHKPGSPHSPKSTGGRDSVSRGDGGGTPIPPPQGGSSGGNGSARSPAPPQSPAGAGGAFDESPHSKFLKYTELAKQLSSKYV